Proteins encoded by one window of Scyliorhinus torazame isolate Kashiwa2021f chromosome 28, sScyTor2.1, whole genome shotgun sequence:
- the LOC140403543 gene encoding peptidyl-prolyl cis-trans isomerase-like isoform X2 codes for MATSEKPRVYLDIASRGNTLGRVVIELRADVVPKTAENFRALCTGEKGFGYKGSIFHRIIPDFMCQGGDFTKHDGTGGKSIYGEKFKDENFKLEHTGAGILSMANAGPNTNGSQFFICTAHTPWLNGKHVVFGKVVEGYEVVKKMEKLGSGEGKTNSTISIINCGQM; via the exons ATGGCCACCAGTGAGAAGCCACGAGTTTACCTGGACATCGCCTCTCGCGGCAACACGCTGGGCCGCGTCGTTATTGAG CTCAGGGCTGATGTGGTCCCAAAAACTGCAG AAAATTTCCGTGCCTTGTGCACTGGTGAGAAGGGGTTTGGTTACAAGGGCTCGATATTCCACAGAATCATTCCTGATTTCATGTGCCAG GGTGGTGACTTCACCAAGCACGATGGCACTGGTGGGAAGTCGATCTACGGTGAAAAGTTTAAGGATGAGAATTTCAAGCtggagcacacaggggctg GTATCTTGTCCATGGCCAATGCTGGACCAAATACAAATGGCTCCCAGTTCTTTATCTGCACTGCACACACTCCATG GTTAAATGGAAAGCATGTTGTATTTGGTAAGGTCGTAGAAGGCTACGAAGTGGTGAAGAAGATGGAGAAATTGGGCAGCGGTGAAGGCAAAACTAATAGTACTATTAGCATCATTAATTGTGGGCAGATGTGA
- the LOC140403543 gene encoding peptidyl-prolyl cis-trans isomerase-like isoform X1 gives MMPAARYLPHWCKGASALCRQQLATAKGPRWCSSKADRNPRVFLDVSAGGEPQGRIVMELRADVVPKTAENFRALCTGEKGFGYKGSIFHRIIPDFMCQGGDFTKHDGTGGKSIYGEKFKDENFKLEHTGAGILSMANAGPNTNGSQFFICTAHTPWLNGKHVVFGKVVEGYEVVKKMEKLGSGEGKTNSTISIINCGQM, from the exons ATGATGCCCGCTGCCCGCTATCTCCCGCATTGGTGCAAAGGCGCCAGTGCCCTGTGCAGGCAGCAGCTGGCGACTGCCAAGGGACCGCGATGGTGCAGCTCGAAGGCCGACCGCAATCCCCGGGTTTTCCTGGACGTTTCTGCGGGCGGCGAACCCCAGGGCCGGATCGTGATGGAG CTCAGGGCTGATGTGGTCCCAAAAACTGCAG AAAATTTCCGTGCCTTGTGCACTGGTGAGAAGGGGTTTGGTTACAAGGGCTCGATATTCCACAGAATCATTCCTGATTTCATGTGCCAG GGTGGTGACTTCACCAAGCACGATGGCACTGGTGGGAAGTCGATCTACGGTGAAAAGTTTAAGGATGAGAATTTCAAGCtggagcacacaggggctg GTATCTTGTCCATGGCCAATGCTGGACCAAATACAAATGGCTCCCAGTTCTTTATCTGCACTGCACACACTCCATG GTTAAATGGAAAGCATGTTGTATTTGGTAAGGTCGTAGAAGGCTACGAAGTGGTGAAGAAGATGGAGAAATTGGGCAGCGGTGAAGGCAAAACTAATAGTACTATTAGCATCATTAATTGTGGGCAGATGTGA